A window of Chlorobium phaeobacteroides DSM 266 genomic DNA:
GCATGCCATTTGCTCTGGTTTTCTTCGGCAGGCTTGAAGCCTTTTCCTTTTGTCGTGACGACATGCAGGAGTTTCGGGTGGGGAAGCTCCTGCATCTCCTTGAGTGCCTTGACAAGCTGTTCAAGATTGTGCCCGTCAATAGGTCCGAAATATCGCAGACCGAGCGCTTCAAAGAATGCTCCGGGTGTGAAAGCGGCTTTAATGCCGTCTTCCAGTTTTCTTACAAGGCTTTTTGCTGTATCGCCGAGATCATTGTTTAAAAGAGAGATGGAGTTCCAGATAAACTTTCGGGTTTTGTTATAAGTCTTGTTCAGAGCGATGTTGACAAGATGGGTTTTCAGTCCGCCTGTACTTGGCGAAATGGCCATCTGGTTGTCGTTCAGAATGACCAGAACATCGCTTTTGGTGTCGCCCAGATGGTTCATGGCCTCAAATGCCATCCCGCCGGTCATGCTGCCGTCACCTATCACCGCGATCATTTTTTCGGTTCCTCCGGAAAGGTCTCGTGCGGCAGCCATGCCTGCGGCTGCTGAGATAGATGTGGATGCATGTCCGGTACCGAAAGCGTCGTAGGGACTTTCAAAAATTCTTGGAAATCCGGCCAGTCCCCCGTATTGCCGGTTGGTTTTCATGCTCTCTCTTCTTCCGGTCAGAATTTTATGGATATAGGCCTGATGGCCGACATCCCAGACTATTTTGTCTCGTGGCGAATTGTAGACGTAATGTAAGGCTACGCTTAGTTCCACAACGCCGAGACTTGATGCGAAATGACCGCCATTTTGTGCAACAAGGTTGATCACTTCACGACGGCACTCATCGGCAACGTGCTGAAGATCTTCCAGAGAGAGCTTTTTCAGGTCTTCTGGACTGTGAATGGATGCAAGTATTGAGCTCTCTTGCGATACAGGAACGGGAATAGAGTCTTCCATATGGGTATGATGCTGTGCGATTGCTTTTTGTTGCGGGAAACGCTCTCGATTGCTTTTCCGTAGGGGGGATGAACTGCTCATATGCTTTTTCTTGCGACCAGAGAGCACAAAAAGCATGAAAAAGGCAAAAATTGTCCCCACTTGAAACCGAATTCAACGTTATGGTAACCATGGAATTTCCTTTGCGGTTCCATTATCTCTTGGCGTTCCCGTATCAGATGCCTGAAAACTGAACAAGAACGTTTCTCCGAAGACGGGGTCCGTCAAGCTCAACAAAAAATATGGACTGCCATTGGCCAATCATCAGTTTGCCGTCAGAAACCGGAATGGTTTCAGAAGAGTTCATGAAAAGTCCGAGCAGATGTGCATGTGCGTTATCTCTGCCATCAAGCGGCTGGAGATTGTGAAGGTAGTCTCCGTCTCTGGGGACAAGGCGTTTGAGGAATGTCGTCATGTCCTCAAGGAGCCGGTTCTCTTTTTCGTTGATATTGATGAACGCCGTGGTGTGCTGGCTCAGGATGATTGCCTGACCTTG
This region includes:
- a CDS encoding secondary thiamine-phosphate synthase enzyme YjbQ; the protein is MIFQKHTISLETRNPIALIDITPMVNKALADSGVQQGQAIILSQHTTAFININEKENRLLEDMTTFLKRLVPRDGDYLHNLQPLDGRDNAHAHLLGLFMNSSETIPVSDGKLMIGQWQSIFFVELDGPRLRRNVLVQFSGI